TGCGGCTTGACTTGTCACGGCAATTCCGGTTAGCTTTCAATTAATTGAACATGCAGTTAATAAAAAGCCGTAACCATCGACATGCGAAAAAATAAAAACGCGGCACTCCGAAAACCGGATATTCTCGAAAGCTATTATCAGGTCCTTATCCAGGAGGGGCTCGAAGGTGCCTCCATCGGCAAGATTGCCGACCTGATTGGCATCCACCCCAGTCTGATCATTCACTATTTTAAAAACAAAGAGAACCTCAAGCTGGAGCTGGTGGATCTGCTGATCGAAAAATACGAATCGCCGGCAATGCTCGACTTTGACCATATCGGAGATGCCGAGGCCCATTTCAACGCACTGATGGATGTTATTTTTTCGCTCAAATGGAGCCGAACCGTAGAGCCCAGCGTTCACTTCGCATTCTTTTACCTCAGCCTGCGGGACGAAAAAATCCTTGATCGATTCAAGGTCATGTTCAAATGGCTGCGGGACTATCTCAGCCGCAAGCTGGCTTATTTCGATAGAGCAGGCGTCGTACGGGTAGACAATCCCGACCGGGCCGCCGAATATATCGTGACGATGATGGAAGGGCTTGAATTCCACAACCAGTTTCTCGCCGATGGAGAACCGTTCGAGGCATTCTCCCAGATAGCAAAAAAGTCCCTGATCAGTGTTCTGAAAAATGGGGACTTATAGGAACCGGCGGCCGCGAAGTCCCGTACAATAGCGGGCAAACAAACATTCAATTCGGTTGAAGCAACCCATCGTTTTTTTGCTTTTGTCGGCAACAGAAGCGATTTGGATAGATTTAAATGAACGTTCAATTAATTAATATCCGTCGTTAACGGCCAAACAAAAGGAGAAATAATGCGCAGTTATCAGGACGCACTTGACTATTCCGCCAAATGGTTGGAAATCGTCAAGCGGGAATCCACATCGATCGACGAAGCAACTGCCAAATGGATGTCGCAGGAAACCAAACAGAATTTTGTCAACCATTTCAATGCAGGATGGGTCAATTACCGAAAATCGATGACCGAAGCTGGCGATTACGGCGCCATTGAATGGCGCGGCGAAGGGGCGCGTTTTTACGATAACTTCGGCAACGAATATCTTGATTTTCTGGGTGGCTATGGCGCACTCGATTTGGGCTGGTCTCACCCCGAGGTGGTCGAAGCGGTGCGGGCCCAGGCTCTTCGCTCGGGCATCCCCAGCCAGGAACTGATGGACCCCTTACGCGGAGTGCTTGCCAAGCTGATGAGCCACATCACCCCAGGCGACATCGACCATTCCTTTTTTGTTGCCAGCGGTACGGAAGCGGTTGAAGGAGCGTTGAAAATCGCCCGACTGCACACGCGCAGGCATAGCTTTATTTCCACCGTCAAGGCATTCCACGGCAAGACCTCCGGATCCCTGAGCGTCATGGGCAAAAAGGATTTTCGCGCGCCCTTGCAGCCCTATGGGGCCCAAATTTTCTTTGTCCCCTTTGGCGATGCCGATGCCCTGGAGCAGCAGCTTGAAATCTGCGAATCTGTGGGCATCGATATCGCCGGTTTCGTTGCCGAACCGATCCAGGGCGAAGCCGGTGCCATTATCCCTTCGGATGACTATTGGCCGCGGGTTCGTGAAATCTGTGACAGATTCGGCATCTTGATGATCTGCGATGAGGTCCAGACCGGTCTTGGCCGAACCGGCGCCCTGTGGGGCGTGGATCACTGGAACGTAAAACCGGACATCATGATGGCCGCCAAATCGTTGGGCGGCGGGGTAATGCCCGTCGGCTGTTTCATGGGCAGCGGCAAAATCTGGAAGGCCTTCGAAGAACCCAATCCCTTCATGCACACCACCACCACCGGCGGCAATCCCATGGCCTGCGCCGCCGCCATCGCCACCATCCAGGTGACCCTGCGCGACAACCTGCCCCAGCGAGCGGCGGAACTGGGGGATTATTTCATCGGACAACTCAACCAGATGTCCGAGGCGTTCCCGGGGATATACGAAAAAATTACCGGCAAAGGTCTGCTGATCGGCCAGCATTTCATCGACGACGAAATTGGCTACAAAGTTGCCGCCGGGCTGTTCCGGCGCAATGTGCTGGTTGCCGGAACCCTGGTCAATGCCAAGGCCATCCGCTTCGAACCGCCGTTGGTCGTTACCCGGGAAGAAATCGACGAAGTTCTCAACCGATTGCAGGACACATTGAAATCGGTTTCA
This window of the uncultured Desulfosarcina sp. genome carries:
- a CDS encoding TetR/AcrR family transcriptional regulator, which produces MRKNKNAALRKPDILESYYQVLIQEGLEGASIGKIADLIGIHPSLIIHYFKNKENLKLELVDLLIEKYESPAMLDFDHIGDAEAHFNALMDVIFSLKWSRTVEPSVHFAFFYLSLRDEKILDRFKVMFKWLRDYLSRKLAYFDRAGVVRVDNPDRAAEYIVTMMEGLEFHNQFLADGEPFEAFSQIAKKSLISVLKNGDL
- a CDS encoding aminotransferase class III-fold pyridoxal phosphate-dependent enzyme — its product is MRSYQDALDYSAKWLEIVKRESTSIDEATAKWMSQETKQNFVNHFNAGWVNYRKSMTEAGDYGAIEWRGEGARFYDNFGNEYLDFLGGYGALDLGWSHPEVVEAVRAQALRSGIPSQELMDPLRGVLAKLMSHITPGDIDHSFFVASGTEAVEGALKIARLHTRRHSFISTVKAFHGKTSGSLSVMGKKDFRAPLQPYGAQIFFVPFGDADALEQQLEICESVGIDIAGFVAEPIQGEAGAIIPSDDYWPRVREICDRFGILMICDEVQTGLGRTGALWGVDHWNVKPDIMMAAKSLGGGVMPVGCFMGSGKIWKAFEEPNPFMHTTTTGGNPMACAAAIATIQVTLRDNLPQRAAELGDYFIGQLNQMSEAFPGIYEKITGKGLLIGQHFIDDEIGYKVAAGLFRRNVLVAGTLVNAKAIRFEPPLVVTREEIDEVLNRLQDTLKSVSKTA